Proteins found in one Oryza glaberrima chromosome 4, OglaRS2, whole genome shotgun sequence genomic segment:
- the LOC127770322 gene encoding MICOS complex subunit MIC60, whose amino-acid sequence MLRRCVRDLYPLRPLRRIPRPISSEVPSPAFLRPRSKSTKASQQSSTQNTVPGPQGEPSQSGSNVPKVLLGTLMVGAAAMAAYQAGYIDDQFKDIIFPSTMKEKNIRKIYEDLKAPSEQKVDEKQVVSDPNVDIVQNSNNEAHPQKDLPTEGMGPPEIPTTDEQTVSSEEKEKETLAQGTPQIPDEHGAAAKPLSQDIPVIDINPSVDDKATGEVLPEQTDKTTTSVSPVQSSLATAGPSHHVHTDTDGPKDPSSAGAVEHKSLAETYLLQEPDNSKDMGAKESKHDGVISTGTSDDGKIVLDIIEAIHAAERKQADADAYMYSEEKRKLKEKYEKELKDTRARELMYAEEAAILDKELKKEKLKSAAVIKELQENAEQKLRDELQQKDEETSQQVEKVRELAKAELAAALAKERASQIEQIAEANLNIDALCMAFYARSEETRQSHSVHKLALGTLALEDALSTGSPIRTEVDQLRKSLEGIDKDSLLELALSSIPEDVLEYGSDTPMDLKQKFNSLKETVRHFSLIPAGGGGMLTHAVAHVASSIKIKEDQSGDGIESLLNRVENLIIHGDLSGAAEALERGLQGSEAAEIASEWVKQARKRAIAEQTLTLLHSYASSITFS is encoded by the exons ATGCTGCGCCG GTGCGTGCGGGATCTGTACCCGCTGCGGCCTCTTAGGAGGATCCCTAGGCCGATCTCCAGCGAG GTCCCAAGTCCAGCATTTCTTCGACCCAGAAGCAAGTCGACAAAAGCTTCCCAACAGAGTTCAACACAGAATACTGTCCCTGGCCCTCAAGGAGAACCTTCTCAGTCAGGAAGCAATGTTCCGAAAGTTCTGCTTGGAACTCTGATGGTCGGCGCTGCTGCTATGGCTGCTTATCAAGCTGGCTACATAGACGATCAATTTAAGGATATAATATTTCCCTCTAcaatgaaggaaaaaaatatcagaaagATATACGAAGATCTGAAGGCTCCTTCTGAACAAAAAGTTGATGAGAAGCAAGTAGTATCAGATCCAAATGTTGACATTGTTCAGAACAGTAACAACGAGGCTCATCCTCAAAAGGACCTTCCAACTGAAGGGATGGGTCCACCAGAAATTCCAACCACTGATGAGCAGACTGTTTCCtctgaagaaaaggaaaaagaaacccTTGCCCAGGGGACACCGCAAATTCCAGATGAACATGGAGCTGCTGCTAAACCACTGTCCCAAGATATTCCTGTTATTGACATAAATCCAAGTGTTGATGATAAGGCAACAGGAGAAGTTCTTCCTGAACAAACTGACAAGACAACCACTTCAGTTTCTCCGGTACAATCGAGCCTAGCAACAGCAGGTCCTTCCCATCATGTACACACAGATACAGATGGACCAAAG GATCCATCAAGCGCTGGTGCAGTTGAACATAAATCTCTGGCTGAGACATATTTACTACAAGAACCTGATAATTCTAAAGACATG GGTGCTAAGGAAAGTAAACACGATGGTGTTATTAGTACGGGAACTTCTGATGATGGGAAAATTGTACTTGATATCATAGAGGCTATTCATGCTGCTGAAAGAAAGCAGGCAGATGCAGATGCTTACATGTATtcagaagagaaaaggaagttGAAG GAGAAATATGAAAAGGAGCTGAAGGACACCAGGGCTCGGGAGCTCATGTATGCTGAAGAGGCAGCAATTCTGGACAAG gaGCTGAAGAAAGAGAAATTGAAGTCAGCTGCTGTGATTAAGGAACTGCAAGAAAATGCTGAACAAAAGCTAAGGGATGAGCTGCAGCAGAAG GATGAGGAAACAAGTCAACAAGTTGAGAAGGTTCGCGAGTTAGCAAAGGCTGAGCTTGCTGCAGCTCTTGCAAAAGAGAGAGCATCCCAGATCGAACAGATTGCTGAAGCAAATCTCAAT ATAGATGCTTTGTGCATGGCGTTTTATGCACGATCTGAAGAAACTCGGCAGAGTCATTCGGTTCATAAGCTTGCTCTG GGTACTCTTGCTTTGGAAGATGCTCTATCCACCGGATCACCAATCCGGACAGAGGTGGATCAATTGCGCAAATCTCTTGAAGGTATTGATAAGGACTCACTGTTAGAATTGGCTCTTTCATCAATTCCAGAAGATGTTCTCGAGTACGGATCAGATACCCCTATGGATTTGAAACAAAAG TTTAATTCCTTGAAGGAAACAGTCAGGCATTTCAGCCTTATACcagcgggtggtggtggtatgCTGACTCATGCTGTTGCTCATGTGGCTTCATCCATTAAG ATCAAAGAGGACCAATCTGGAGACGGAATTGAGTCTCTTCTAAACAGAGTGGAGAACTTGATTATACATGGAGACTTGAGCGGAGCAGCGGAGGCCTTGGAAAGAGGGTTACAAGGGAGTGAAGCAGCAGAAATAGCTAGCGAGTGGGTGAAGCAGGCAAGGAAACGTGCAATAGCAGAGCAGACGCTTACTCTCCTCCATTCTTATGCTTCTTCCATCACATTCTCgtga
- the LOC127770297 gene encoding endonuclease 1, translating into MASDKCSSFLLAAAAAAVLVLASAPVAHSWSKEGHMLTCRIAQDLLEPAAAHAVRNLLTEEADGDLSALCVWPDQVRHWYKYRWTSPLHFIDTPDKACSFVYSRDCHGPDGAEDMCVAGAIANFTSQLMHYNHGSADRKYNMTEALLFLSHFMGDVHQPMHVGFTSDQGGNTINLRWFRHKSNLHHVWDREMILTAIAEFYGKDMDAFQKDLVHNFTTGTWSDDVSSWGDCEDLLSCSTKYATESINLACKWAYNDVREGETLSDDYFGSRLPIVTRRIAQGGVRLAMFLNRLFGEHNRDVASPA; encoded by the exons ATGGCATCAGACAAGTGCTCATCGTTTCTActagcagcggcagcggctgcaGTGCTCGTCCTCGCGTCGGCGCCGGTGGCTCATTCCTGGAGCAAGGAGGGTCACATGCTCACATGCCGAATCGCGCAG GATCTGCTGGAGCCAGCCGCGGCGCACGCGGTGAGGAACCTGCTGACGGAGGAGGCGGACGGCGACCTGTCGGCGCTGTGCGTGTGGCCGGATCAGGTCAGGCACTGGTACAAGTACAGGTGGACGAGCCCTCTCCACTTCATCGACACCCCTGACAAAGCCTGCAGCTTCGTCTACTCAA GGGATTGCCATGGCCCGGATGGTGCGGAGGATATGTGCGTCGCTGGCGCGATCGCGAACTTCACCTCTCAGCTTATGCACTATAATCACGGCAGCGCCGATCGCAAAT ATAACATGACTGAAGCACTGCTATTCTTGTCACACTTCATGGGAGATGTTCATCAG CCAATGCATGTTGGGTTCACGAGCGACCAAGGGGGCAATACGATTAATCTACGCTGGTTCAGGCACAAATCCAATCTCCATCAT GTGTGGGATAGGGAGATGATACTCACAGCTATTGCTGAATTCTACGGCAAGGACATGGATGCGTTTCAAAAGGACCTTGTGCACAACTTCACCACG GGAACGTGGTCTGATGACGTATCCTCTTGGGGAGACTGCGAGGATCTCCTGTCTTGCTCAACCAA GTACGCTACAGAGAGCATAAATTTGGCTTGCAAATGGGCGTACAACGATGTCCGTGAAGGCGAAACTCTGTCAG ATGACTACTTCGGCTCACGGCTCCCGATCGTGACACGACGAATCGCGCAGGGGGGAGTTAGGCTGGCCATGTTCTTGAATCGGCTCTTCGGGGAGCACAACCGTGACGTCGCATCACCAGCCTGA
- the LOC127770296 gene encoding uncharacterized protein LOC127770296: MTGAAAAAAAVSPLVAWPRAAPAARGGRRAARASAFHPDVSRAVESLQAEFREVDRALALNSARVSAAFHAAHVAPHHFGGSTGYGHDDGGGREALDSVFAQIVGAEAAIVRPQFFSGTHAIACALFALLRPGHELLAVAGPPYDTLEEVIGIRGSANVGSLKDFGVAYREVPLAADGGLDWDALANAVRPETGCAFIQRSCGYSWRKSLSISDIQRAIDLIKMQNPNCMVMVDNCYGEFVETSEPPMVGADLIAGSLIKNPGGTIAPCGGYVAGKKDLVAAAAARLSAPGLGVEFGSTPGHVMRALFQGLFLAPQMVGEAVKGGMLIAEVMSTKGYRVQPLPRVPRHDIVQAVELGNREILIAFCEIVQQTCPVGSFIKPTAGETPGYASEVIFADGTFIDGSTSELSCDGPLRDPYAVFCQGGTHWTQWALVLSDVLKII, translated from the exons AtgacgggcgccgccgccgccgccgccgccgtctccccgcTCGTCGCGtggccccgcgccgcgcccgccgcgcggGGCGGCAGGCGTGCGGCGCGCGCGTCGGCGTTCCACCCGGACGTGTCCCGCGCGGTGGAGTCGCTGCAGGCGGAGTTCCGGGAGGTGGACCGCGCGCTCGCCCTCAACTCCGCCCGCGTCTCCGCCGCCTTCCACGCCGCCCACGTCGCGCCGCAC CATTTCGGTGGCTCGACGGGGTACGGCCACGACGACGGGGGCGGCAGGGAGGCGCTCGACTCCGTCTTCGCCCAGATCGTCGGCGCCGAGGCCGCCATTGTCCGCCCCCAG TTCTTCTCCGGGACGCACGCCATTGCCTGTGCTCTGTTTGCTCTTCTGAGGCCTGGACACGAG CTCCTGGCTGTCGCTGGTCCTCCCTATGACACCTTGGAGGAGGTGATTGGGATCAGGGGGTCGGCCAATGTGGGATCGCTCAAGGATTTTGGAGTGGCATACCGAGAAGTTCCG CTTGCAGCAGATGGTGGCCTTGATTGGGATGCTCTTGCAAATGCTGTCAGACCTGAGACCGGATGCGCCTTCATACAAAGATCTTGTGGTTATTCGTGGCGCAAGAGCCTAAGCATATCGGATATCCAGCGAGCTATAGATTTGATAAAG ATGCAAAATCCAAACTGCATGGTTATGGTTGACAATTGCTATGGTGAATTTGTTGAGACGTCAGAGCCTCCAATGGTG GGAGCAGATTTGATTGCGGGTAGTTTGATAAAGAATCCAGGTGGGACAATTGCACCTTGTGGTGGCTATGTCGCAGGGAAGAAAGATTTGGTtgcggcagcagcagctcgccTGTCTGCACCTGGACTTGGGGTAGAGTTTGGGTCTACACCTGGACATGTGATGCGGGCACTGTTTCAAGGCTTGTTTCTTGCTCCGCAAATGGTTGGAGAAGCTGTCAAG GGAGGCATGCTTATTGCAGAAGTCATGTCAACCAAGGGCTATAGAGTTCAGCCACTTCCAAGGGTTCCTCGCCATGATATTGTGCAG GCAGTAGAGCTTGGCAACAGGGAGATACTCATAGCATTCTGCGAAATAGTCCAACAAACTTGCCCAGTAGGATCATTTATTAAACCAACTGCTGGGGAAACTCCTGGTTATGCTTCAGAG GTCATTTTTGCTGATGGGACATTCATAGATGGAAGCACAAGTGAGCTATCATGTGATGGGCCCTTAAGAGATCCATACGCTGTATTCTGTCAG GGAGGAACACATTGGACACAATGGGCTCTTGTCCTCAGCGACGTTCTGAAGATTATATAG
- the LOC127771500 gene encoding BTB/POZ domain-containing protein At5g03250-like, whose translation MAITKVLGSKPADCFQFQDPNSWTCMTELVSDVVVEVGDFSFHLHKFPLMSRSGTLQKLISEAAAGADDGEPCSVELHDVPGGAAAFELAARFCYDVRAELDAGNVVALRCAAEHLGMTEDHGGEGNLVEQAEAFLRDVLGSWDDALRALRSCDGALLPLAEELLVVPRCIDALASKACADPTLFGWPMVEYYTARGLEETVMWNGIATAGKPRSPGPDWWYKQASSLKLPVYKRLITAMRSKGMSPENIAGSLTHYAKRHLSGLTRHSGYVGGGGASGTVLSDVEQRALLEEIVALLPVERGVATTRFLLGLLRTATILNAGAACRDALERMAGNQLEEAALEDLLIPNTGYAVETLYDVDCVQRMLEQFVAANTSAFAASPEITDEAQLVDGPSGELMPISTVAKLVDGYLAEVATDTNVKLSKFQSIAELVPDYARAIDDGIYRAIDIYLKAHSWLTASEREQLCRLMNCQKLSLEACTHAAQNERLPLRVVVQVLFFEQLRLRTTVAGWFFVADNVDQGSPIAAGRYAPERSGELDFGAGPPEEEDGDDDDDEARNNVRSSSSATMSVDDIRQRVVELEEECSSMREEIHRIGKPKGALNRLFRKLGLGGRSAARRQQQQSPPPPTSSGDERRKSMSLEC comes from the exons ATGGCGATTACGAAGGTTCTCGGATCGAAACCTGCCGACTGCTTCCAATTTCAAGATCCTAATTCCTG GACTTGCATGACTGAGCTTGTAAGCGATGTGGTCGTTGAGGTTGGAGATTTCTCCTTCCATCTCCACAAG TTCCCATTGATGAGCCGAAGTGGCACGCTGCAAAAGCTGATAAGCGaagcagccgccggcgccgacgacggcgagccgtGCAGCGTCGAGCTCCACGacgtccccggcggcgccgcggcgttcGAGCTGGCGGCCAGGTTCTGCTACGACGTCAGGGCGGAGCTCGACGCCGGGAACGTGGTCGCGCTGCGGTGCGCGGCGGAGCACCTCGGCATGACCGAGgaccacggcggcgagggcaacCTCGTCGAGCAGGCGGAGGCGTTCCTCCGCGACGTGCTCGGCAGCTGGGACGACGCCTTGCGCGCGCTGCGGTCGTGCGACGGCGCGCTCCTCCCGCTCGCCGAGGAGCTCCTCGTCGTGCCGCGCTGCATCGACGCGCTGGCGAGCAAGGCCTGCGCCGACCCGACCCTCTTCGGCTGGCCGATGGTGGAGTACTACACGGCGAGGGGCCTCGAGGAGACGGTGATGTGGAACGgcatcgccaccgccggcaaGCCGAGGTCGCCGGGCCCGGACTGGTGGTACAAGCAGGCGTCGTCGCTGAAGCTGCCGGTGTACAAGAGGCTCATCACGGCGATGAGGTCCAAGGGCATGAGCCCCGAGAACATCGCCGGCTCGCTGACGCACTACGCCAAGCGCCACCTCTCCGGTCTGACCCGCCACTCCGGttacgtcggcggcggcggcgcgtcggggaCCGTGCTCTCGGACGTGGAGCAGAGGGCGCTCCTGGAGGAGATCGTCGCGCTGCTCCCCGTCGAGAGGGGCGTCGCCACGACGAGGTTCCTGCTCGGGCTCCTCCGCACTGCCACGATCCTGAACGCCGGCGCGGCGTGCCGCGACGCGCTGGAGAGGATGGCCGGGAACCAGCTCGAGGAGGCGGCTCTGGAGGACCTCCTGATCCCCAACACCGGCTACGCCGTCGAGACGCTCTACGACGTCGACTGCGTGCAGCGGATGCTGGAGCAGTTCGTCGCCGCGAACACGTCGGCgttcgccgcctcgccggagatcACGGACGAAGCCCAGCTGGTCGACGGCCCCTCCGGTGAGCTCATGCCGATCAGCACGGTGGCCAAGCTTGTCGACGGCTACCTCGCGGAGGTCGCGACGGACACCAACGTCAAGCTCTCCAAGTTCCAGAGCATCGCCGAGCTCGTCCCGGACTACGCAAGGGCCATCGACGACGGCATCTACCGCGCCATTGACATCTACCTCAAG GCGCACTCGTGGCTGACGGCGTCGGAGAGGGAGCAGCTGTGCAGGCTGATGAACTGCCAGAAGCTGTCGCTGGAGGCGTGCACGCACGCGGCGCAGAACGAGCGGCTGCCGCTGCGGGTGGTGGTGCAGGTGCTCTTCTTCGAGCAGCTCCGGCTGCGCACCACGGTGGCCGGGTGGTTCTTCGTCGCCGACAACGTCGACCAGGGctcccccatcgccgccggccggtaCGCGCCGGAGAGGAGCGGCGAGCTGGACTTCGGGGCGgggccgccggaggaggaggatggcgacgacgacgacgacgaggcccgGAACAACgtgcggtcgtcgtcgtcggcgacgatgAGCGTGGACGACATCAGGCAGCGGGTGgtggagctcgaggaggagTGCTCGAGCATGAGGGAGGAGATCCACCGGATCGGGAAGCCCAAGGGCGCGCTGAATAGGCTGTTCCGGAAGCTCGGGCTCGGcgggaggtcggcggcgaggcggcagcagcagcagtcgccgccgccgccgacgagctccggcgacgagaggcggaaGTCGATGTCCTTGGAGTGTTAA
- the LOC127771834 gene encoding nonsense-mediated mRNA decay protein 2-like isoform X2 codes for MQRVFKLLLVFRVRLGSRLLLGFRLAKQLHKRVLLRLLPPVLLVIRLLLLGRAKCPERKLGVLVFRVDFEITRRRSCICRNILNMQWYGLDAPSIEGPDKTRESERAERAKMRLQFCHSLRVDTGTGGAPEKTAVQMASLTPEAEAPGGGALLAAGDDVAAANLLAAAVATEGPVFDMPDFKMGGKKSDDAAPTDAGDEDGGDDDGDEDGDFGEGEEDVSEGEGYDNPKGIDNNKKRGEPEENGEEDEEEPEGQEGGGGDDDDDDDDDNEDEDDDDDGGEDDDGVDEEEEDQDNEDDEEDDDEDSLQPPKKRKK; via the exons ATGCAGCGGGTGTTCAAGCTCCTCCTGGTTTTCAGGGTCCGCCTGGGTTCCAGACTTCTGCTGGGTTTCAGGTTGGCCAAGCAGCTTCACAAGCGGGtactgctgcggctgctgccgcCAGTGCTGCTGGTTAtcaggctgctgctgctgggcagGGCCAAGTGCCCGGAACGCAAATTGGGGGTGCTGGTTTTCAGGGTGGATTTTGAAATCACTAG GCGAAGGAGCTGTATATGCCGTAACATATTAAACATGCAGTGGTATGGGCTCGATGCGCCTTCTATTGAAGGACCAGACAAAACTAGAGAG tctgaacgaGCGGAGCGGGCGAAGATGAGACTTCAGTTTTGTCACAGCTTGAGAGTTGATACTGGAACTGGTGGTGCTCCTGAGAAAACAG CCGTCCAGATGGCGTCCCTGACACCCGAAGCTGAAGCTCCCGGAGGAGGagccctgctcgccgccggcgacgacgtcgccgccgcgaatctgctcgccgccgccgtagccacCGAG GGTCCTGTATTTGATATGCCTGACTTCAAGATGGGTGGGAAGAAGAGTGATGATGCTGCTCCCACTGATGCCGGGGATGAAGATGGTGGTGATGATGACGGGGACGAGGATGGTGACTTTGGGGAAGGCGAAGAGGACGTTTCAGAAGGTGAGGGATATGATAATCCAAAAGGCATCGATAACAACAAGAAAAGAGGTGAGCCTGAGGAAAATGgtgaggaggatgaggaagagCCTGAAGGCCAGGAGGGTGGTGGAggtgacgatgacgatgacgatgatgatgacaatgaggatgaggacgacgacgatgatggtggtgaagatgatgatggagtagatgaggaagaggaagatcAGGACAAtgaggatgatgaggaagatgatgatgaagacTCACTTCAGCCCccaaagaagaggaagaagtga
- the LOC127770323 gene encoding uncharacterized protein LOC127770323 — protein sequence MNNSAFSEEILAEKLAKLNNTQQCIETLSHWCIYHRKNAEQIVQTWAKQFHSSGNEQKTPFLYLANDILQNSKRNGTEFVEEFWKVLPGALKDVTENGDERGKKVVSRLVEIWQERRVFGSRAGGIKDVMLGTAPLPVLDMTKKRSHGSSIKIVKRDSRSVKLRLGVGGTAEKIVSALHTVLSEQADEDSDLEKCKTSMRRVGKMQKDVSSACSKGDDPRRETLCTELKEEEDSMTECIEKLKVVEANRATVVSELKEALQEQESELEKVRTQLQLAEAMVEEAANMQRKLKNEPVIPSSKPLSSVEPGKPLSNGQAKDQQKTAAAILADKIAASSNSQQILQSALSKFAAEEAKNSSETRQDKRLKIEHSSQVPSVANAAAFVPMPQMTTTTAQQPQAILVQQTPMQNQPPAPQPQYNIYQAPPHQFVQQPGGVMMGMAYNMSTMAPPPPPPPQMMNLARPSPSTPQPPMGIMPQTQPPPPAPTMLQQQMPMNVGPPMQFALQQSGAPSFRPLQPPPGMQFFHPQSQ from the exons ATGAACAACAGCGCGTTCAGCGAGGAGATACTCGCCGAGAAGCTCGCCAAGCTCAACAACACGCAGCAATGCATCGAGA CTCTTTCGCATTGGTGCATATACCATCGGAAGAATGCAGAGCAAATTGTCCAGACATGGGCGAAGCAGTTTCACAGCTCTGGAAATGAACAGAAGACCCCTTTTCTCTATCTTGCTAATGATATCTTACAGAACAGTAAGCGCAACGGTACAGAGTTTGTAGAAGAATTCTGGAAGGTTCTCCCTGGTGCGTTGAAAGATGTAACTGAAAACGGTGATGAGCGCGGGAAGAAGGTGGTCAGTAGGCTG GTTGAAATATGGCAAGAAAGGAGAGTTTTTGGTTCACGTGCGGGGGGCATCAAGGATGTGATGCTTGGAACTGCTCCCCTGCCTGTATTAGATATGACCAAAAAACGGTCTCACGGTTCCTCAATAAAGATCGTCAAAAGAGACTCTCGTTCTGTAAAACTT AGACTAGGTGTTGGGGGAACCGCTGAGAAGATTGTATCTGCACTGCACACTGTTCTCAGTGAACAAGCAGATGAAGACTCTGATCTGGAGAAATGCAAAACCTCAATGCGGCGTGTTGGAAAGATGCAGAAGGATGTTAGCAGTGCTTGTAGTAAAG GTGATGATCCTCGTCGTGAAACCCTTTGCACAGAACTAAAGGAAGAGGAGGATAGCATGACAGAATGCATTGAAAAGCTTAAAGTAGTTGAAGCAAATAGAGCAACTGTTGTGTCTGAACTGAAGGAGGCATTGCAGGAACAG GAATCTGAGCTGGAGAAAGTCCGTACTCAGTTACAG CTGGCTGAAGCTATGGTAGAAGAAGCAGCCAACATGCAACGGAAACTCAAGAATGAGCCAGTCATTCCTTCGTCCAAGCCCTTATCCTCAGTAGAACCAGGAAAGCCACTTTCTAATGGGCAGGCGAAGGATCAGCAGAAGACAGCTGCTGCTATCCTCGCAGACAAGATTGCAGCATCATCAAACTCTCAGCAGATACTGCAATCTGCACTTTCCAAGTTTGCTGCTGAGGAAGCCAAAAATTCATCCGAAACTCGCCAGGATAAGAGGCTGAAAATCGAACATTCCTCACAGGTCCCAAGTGTCGCGAATGCTGCCGCTTTTGTTCCAATGCCACAAATGACCACCACAACAGCACAGCAGCCCCAGGCAATCTTAGTTCAGCAGACTCCTATGCAAAACCAGCCTCCTGCACCTCAACCCCAATACAATATCTACCAGGCCCCTCCCCATCAGTTTGTCCAGCAGCCTGGTGGTGTAATGATGGGCATGGCGTACAATATGAGCACCATggctccaccaccgcctccaccgccacagATGATGAACCTAGCAAGGCCCTCACCTTCAACACCCCAGCCACCAATGGGTATAATGCCACAGActcagccgccaccgcccgcaccAACGATGCTTCAGCAACAAATGCCGATGAACGTCGGACCACCAATGCAGTTCGCCCTTCAGCAGTCCGGCGCGCCGTCTTTCAGGCCTTTGCAGCCGCCCCCGGGGATGCAATTCTTCCACCCCCAATCTCAGTGA